The Nocardioides sp. S5 genome includes a window with the following:
- a CDS encoding fumarylacetoacetate hydrolase family protein has product MRICRFSTGEEPRFGVVTGEVDEFGQPAEDSVVVALAGDPLYVGIKVLEEQYALSDVRLLAPIIPRSKVVGIGKNYAAHAAEMGGEVPAEPLMFLKPNTTVVGPGDPIQYPAQTSDLHYEGELAVVIGRICRDVPVEQATDVIFGYTIANDVTARDLQKSDGQFTRAKGFDSFCPLGPWIETDLDPQDFADGRAVQTFLNGDVVQDGTTADMIFDVPALVAYVSSVMTLLPGDVILTGTPEGVGPMQVGDEVEISIAGIGALTNTVSKRN; this is encoded by the coding sequence ATGCGCATCTGTCGGTTCAGCACGGGCGAGGAGCCGCGGTTCGGCGTCGTGACGGGGGAGGTCGACGAGTTCGGCCAGCCTGCCGAGGACTCCGTCGTCGTCGCCCTCGCCGGTGACCCCCTCTACGTCGGGATCAAGGTGCTCGAGGAGCAGTACGCGCTGAGCGACGTACGCCTGCTCGCGCCGATCATCCCGCGCAGCAAGGTCGTCGGGATCGGCAAGAACTACGCCGCCCACGCCGCGGAGATGGGCGGTGAGGTGCCGGCCGAGCCACTGATGTTCCTCAAGCCCAACACCACGGTCGTCGGGCCCGGCGACCCGATCCAGTACCCGGCGCAGACCAGCGACCTCCACTACGAGGGCGAGCTCGCCGTCGTCATCGGGCGCATCTGCCGCGACGTCCCGGTCGAGCAGGCCACGGACGTGATCTTCGGCTACACGATCGCCAACGACGTGACGGCGCGCGACCTGCAGAAGTCCGACGGACAGTTCACCCGCGCCAAGGGCTTCGACTCCTTCTGCCCGCTGGGGCCCTGGATCGAGACCGACCTCGACCCGCAGGACTTCGCCGACGGCCGCGCCGTGCAGACCTTCCTCAACGGCGACGTGGTCCAGGACGGCACCACCGCCGACATGATCTTCGACGTCCCCGCGCTGGTCGCGTACGTGTCGTCGGTGATGACGCTGCTGCCCGGCGACGTCATCCTCACCGGCACCCCCGAGGGTGTCGGCCCCATGCAGGTCGGTGACGAGGTCGAGATCTCGATCGCCGGCATCGGCGCCCTGACCAACACCGTCTCCAAGAGGAACTGA
- a CDS encoding Ada metal-binding domain-containing protein: protein MTPSGHLDTDACYRAVQSRDRRFDGVFYTAVRTTGIYCRPSCPARTPAVANVSFHATAASAHAAGYRACKRCLPDATPGSPEWDVAADVAGRAMRLIADGLVDREGVDGLARRVGYTPRHLGRLLSQELGATPLALARARRAQTARTLLETTDLAITDVAFAAGFASVRQFNETVREVYDASPSLLRGSRRTPRDGRASGSLAMRLAVRTPFAGRRLLDFLAYHLVPGVEVAAPGCYARTLDLPHGPGTVRLHLDDLAGAGGTGFVEAEFWLADLRDTAAASERARRLLDADCDPGAVDAHLGADPVLGDLVRATPGLRVPGQVDGDETAVRTVIGQQVSVTGARTVAGRIVAAHGRPVDSPVPGLTHLFPDAATLAGVDPETLPMPRARGRALVGLASALAAGEVVLDRGPDRDGVRRALLALPGIGPWTADYVAMRALGHPDVFLPTDLAVRRVLADLGAGGTEPDPHSWQPWRSYALMHLWNPLMPPTPAPDHHPTAAPRPAKEN, encoded by the coding sequence ATGACGCCGTCCGGACACCTCGACACCGACGCGTGCTACCGCGCGGTGCAGAGCCGGGACCGGCGCTTCGACGGCGTGTTCTACACCGCCGTGCGCACCACCGGGATCTACTGCCGGCCCTCCTGCCCGGCGCGCACCCCGGCGGTCGCCAACGTCAGCTTCCACGCCACGGCCGCCAGCGCCCACGCTGCCGGCTACCGCGCCTGCAAGCGCTGCCTGCCCGACGCCACACCGGGCAGCCCCGAGTGGGACGTCGCCGCCGACGTCGCCGGACGCGCCATGCGCCTGATCGCCGACGGGCTCGTCGATCGCGAGGGGGTGGACGGCCTGGCGCGCCGGGTCGGCTACACCCCGCGGCACCTCGGCCGCCTGCTCAGCCAGGAGCTGGGCGCCACGCCGCTCGCCCTGGCCCGCGCCCGTCGTGCGCAGACCGCGAGGACCCTGCTGGAGACCACCGACCTGGCCATCACCGACGTGGCCTTCGCCGCCGGGTTCGCCAGCGTGCGGCAGTTCAACGAGACCGTGCGCGAGGTCTACGACGCCTCGCCGAGCCTGCTGCGGGGGAGCAGACGCACTCCGCGTGACGGCCGCGCGTCGGGCTCCCTGGCCATGCGGCTGGCGGTGCGCACTCCTTTCGCGGGGCGACGGCTCCTGGACTTCCTCGCCTACCACCTCGTCCCGGGCGTCGAGGTGGCCGCACCCGGCTGCTACGCCCGCACCCTCGACCTCCCGCACGGCCCCGGCACGGTCCGCCTCCACCTCGACGACCTGGCGGGCGCCGGGGGCACCGGCTTCGTGGAGGCCGAGTTCTGGCTCGCCGACCTCCGCGACACCGCCGCGGCCAGCGAGCGCGCACGCCGCCTGCTCGACGCCGACTGCGACCCCGGCGCCGTCGACGCGCACCTCGGCGCCGACCCCGTGCTCGGTGACCTCGTGCGCGCCACGCCGGGACTGCGCGTCCCGGGGCAGGTCGACGGAGACGAGACCGCCGTGCGCACCGTGATCGGCCAGCAGGTCAGCGTCACCGGTGCGCGCACCGTGGCCGGACGAATCGTGGCCGCCCACGGCCGCCCGGTCGACTCGCCCGTCCCCGGCCTCACGCACCTGTTCCCGGACGCTGCCACGCTGGCCGGGGTCGATCCCGAGACCCTGCCGATGCCGCGGGCACGCGGCCGCGCGCTCGTCGGGCTGGCGAGCGCCCTGGCGGCCGGCGAGGTCGTGCTCGACCGCGGCCCCGACCGCGACGGCGTACGCCGGGCGCTGCTCGCGCTGCCCGGGATCGGACCATGGACCGCGGACTACGTCGCCATGCGGGCGCTCGGGCACCCTGACGTCTTCCTGCCCACCGACCTCGCCGTGCGCCGGGTGCTCGCGGACCTGGGTGCCGGCGGCACCGAGCCTGACCCGCACTCCTGGCAACCGTGGCGCTCCTACGCCCTGATGCACCTGTGGAACCCGCTCATGCCGCCCACGCCCGCCCCCGACCACCACCCGACCGCGGCCCCCCGCCCGGCGAAGGAGAACTGA
- a CDS encoding CPBP family intramembrane glutamic endopeptidase: MTTELAPDFRPRYHELHRVGRGGWWRSLAGSAVLLVMVFGIVPAVLGLVALVALIVGGTSVEDAGSLLDVTQGVTPMGLAVLNLLLGSAIASSWLVLWLFHRLKPRWLSSVAPRLRWRFLLACLPLSVVALVASLGVALFLPVADGAEPVGAVNDFTTTTRDFLLVIALLTPLQAAGEEYVFRGYLTQAFGSLLRWRRVSLVLAVVVPSLLFALAHGVGQSAPVFFDRFAFGVVAGILVIRTGGLEAAIAMHVLNNFLAYGMALAFGDMTEALNATGPASPWMIVSTLVQSLVYLGLASWVAKAMGLMNVGPPVGGVPARVEDPVLEGSPPRV; this comes from the coding sequence ATGACCACTGAGCTCGCGCCCGACTTCCGGCCGCGCTACCACGAGCTCCACCGGGTCGGGCGCGGCGGCTGGTGGCGCTCCCTGGCCGGGTCCGCGGTGCTCCTGGTGATGGTCTTCGGGATCGTTCCGGCCGTGCTGGGCCTGGTCGCGCTGGTGGCCCTGATCGTGGGCGGCACCAGCGTCGAGGACGCCGGGTCACTGCTCGACGTCACCCAGGGCGTCACGCCGATGGGCCTGGCGGTGCTGAACCTCCTGCTCGGCTCGGCCATCGCGTCCAGCTGGCTCGTGCTGTGGCTCTTCCACCGGCTCAAGCCGCGCTGGCTCTCGTCGGTGGCGCCCCGCCTGCGCTGGCGCTTCCTGCTGGCCTGCCTGCCGCTGTCGGTCGTCGCGCTGGTGGCCAGCCTGGGCGTGGCGCTGTTCCTGCCGGTGGCGGACGGCGCCGAGCCCGTGGGGGCGGTCAACGACTTCACGACCACCACCCGCGACTTCCTGCTGGTGATCGCCCTGCTGACGCCGCTGCAGGCAGCGGGGGAGGAGTACGTCTTCCGCGGCTACCTCACCCAGGCGTTCGGCTCGTTGCTGCGGTGGCGGCGGGTGTCGCTCGTGCTGGCGGTGGTCGTGCCGTCGCTGCTCTTCGCACTCGCGCACGGGGTCGGGCAGAGCGCGCCGGTGTTCTTCGACCGGTTCGCCTTCGGCGTGGTGGCGGGCATCCTCGTCATCCGCACCGGTGGCCTCGAGGCGGCCATCGCGATGCACGTGCTCAACAACTTCCTTGCCTACGGCATGGCGCTGGCGTTCGGCGACATGACCGAGGCGCTCAACGCGACGGGTCCGGCGAGCCCCTGGATGATCGTGTCCACGCTGGTCCAGTCGCTGGTCTACCTCGGGCTCGCGTCCTGGGTCGCGAAGGCGATGGGCCTGATGAACGTCGGGCCGCCGGTCGGGGGAGTGCCTGCCCGTGTGGAGGACCCCGTTTTGGAGGGCTCGCCCCCGCGCGTGTAA
- a CDS encoding methylated-DNA--[protein]-cysteine S-methyltransferase produces the protein MWTVLPSPIGDLRIVERDGSIVAIEFSPFRPPADGRPRGARSDDEPVLVEARRQLTAYFDRELTDFDLPLAPIGTDFQQRVWEQLGHIGYGETASYGEVAGRLGMTNAASRAVGLANGRNPIPIVVPCHRVIGANGTLTGYAGGLERKQQLLELEQDALF, from the coding sequence ATGTGGACCGTGCTGCCCTCGCCCATCGGCGACCTGCGCATCGTGGAGCGCGACGGCTCGATCGTGGCGATCGAGTTCTCACCGTTCCGTCCGCCCGCCGACGGGCGCCCGCGGGGTGCCCGCTCCGACGACGAGCCCGTGCTGGTCGAGGCGAGGCGTCAGCTGACGGCGTACTTCGACCGGGAGCTCACCGACTTCGACCTGCCGCTGGCGCCCATCGGCACCGACTTCCAGCAGCGGGTGTGGGAGCAGCTCGGCCATATCGGCTACGGCGAGACCGCGTCCTACGGCGAGGTCGCCGGCCGTCTCGGCATGACGAACGCCGCCTCGCGCGCCGTCGGCCTGGCCAACGGTCGCAACCCGATCCCGATCGTCGTGCCCTGCCACCGGGTGATCGGCGCCAACGGCACCCTCACCGGCTATGCCGGCGGCCTCGAGCGCAAGCAGCAGCTGCTGGAGCTCGAGCAGGACGCGCTGTTCTGA
- a CDS encoding universal stress protein, translating to MNDRATVIVVGWSPDEFGEAALARAVEEARLRQGRIVVVNATRGDALVDDRYADEDQLARLATELAASGVEVDVRRSMGADVGDQVLAVAGDVSADLIVIGLRRRSPVGKLLMGSVAQRILLGAECAVLAVKPPH from the coding sequence ATGAACGACCGTGCGACCGTGATCGTGGTGGGCTGGTCCCCCGACGAGTTCGGCGAGGCCGCCCTGGCGCGAGCCGTCGAGGAGGCGAGGCTGCGTCAGGGTCGGATCGTGGTGGTCAACGCCACCCGCGGTGACGCGCTCGTCGACGACCGATACGCCGACGAGGACCAGCTCGCCCGGCTGGCGACCGAGCTGGCCGCCAGCGGCGTCGAGGTCGACGTACGCCGCTCGATGGGCGCCGACGTCGGCGACCAGGTGCTCGCCGTCGCCGGCGACGTGTCCGCCGACCTGATCGTCATCGGCCTGCGCCGGCGCTCGCCGGTGGGCAAGTTGCTCATGGGCAGCGTCGCGCAACGCATCCTGCTCGGTGCCGAGTGCGCGGTGCTGGCGGTCAAGCCGCCGCACTGA
- a CDS encoding 3-methyladenine DNA glycosylase gives MKVLPAAEWRPLADAHAARVDAFVEPHLARRSEQVKHPVHDFLFTYYSHRPAQLRRWHPGFGVALEDAPDHAGLKGYGPDPVAVTAAYVVSQRSLLTRLHTLLSATAGRAPQFGCFGLHEWAMVHRASEHGTRHDWPLRLGQEGTDAVVESHRIGCSHFDAFRFFTPSARGLNTLQPGRDDRPAFEQPGCLHAGMDLYKHAFRLSPMIGSDLVADCFELARDIRVLDMRAAPYDLADLGVEPVRIETAEGKAAYVEAQRGFAERGAPLRARLVAECERLLAAADRGGS, from the coding sequence GTGAAGGTGCTTCCTGCGGCCGAGTGGCGTCCCCTGGCCGACGCCCACGCCGCGCGCGTGGACGCGTTCGTCGAGCCGCACCTCGCCCGGCGCTCGGAGCAGGTCAAGCACCCCGTCCACGACTTCCTCTTCACCTACTACTCCCACCGCCCCGCCCAGCTGCGCCGCTGGCACCCCGGCTTCGGCGTCGCGCTCGAGGACGCCCCGGACCACGCCGGCCTCAAGGGCTACGGACCCGACCCGGTCGCGGTCACCGCCGCGTACGTCGTCTCGCAGCGCTCGCTGCTCACCCGGCTGCACACCCTGCTGTCGGCGACCGCCGGCCGGGCGCCGCAGTTCGGCTGCTTCGGCCTGCACGAGTGGGCGATGGTGCACCGCGCGTCCGAGCACGGCACCCGCCACGACTGGCCCCTGCGGCTGGGCCAGGAGGGCACCGACGCCGTCGTCGAGTCACACCGGATCGGCTGCTCGCACTTCGACGCCTTCCGCTTCTTCACCCCCTCGGCGCGCGGGCTCAACACCCTCCAGCCCGGCCGCGACGACCGGCCGGCCTTCGAGCAGCCGGGGTGCCTCCACGCCGGGATGGACCTCTACAAGCACGCCTTCCGGCTCTCGCCGATGATCGGCAGCGACCTGGTCGCCGACTGCTTCGAGCTGGCCCGCGACATCCGGGTGCTCGACATGCGCGCGGCGCCGTACGACCTCGCCGACCTCGGCGTCGAGCCCGTGCGGATCGAGACGGCCGAGGGCAAGGCGGCGTACGTCGAGGCGCAGCGCGGGTTCGCCGAGCGCGGCGCGCCGCTGCGGGCGCGGCTGGTCGCCGAGTGCGAGCGGCTGCTGGCCGCGGCGGACCGCGGGGGCAGCTAG
- a CDS encoding tripartite tricarboxylate transporter permease — translation MRRSRPPKSLLTSTNTPGESASVMTALEGNLMARAGRAAQALATAAIGSFIAGTIGTLLVVFFAPALASVAVEIGAPSYFALMVLAMVMVTSVLGRSWLRGFIALFVGLTIGLVGLDLNTGQPRLSFDQPLLADRIDVVVVAVGIFALGEALWVAAHLRRSPLHVIPVGRPWMGRADLRRSWGPWLRGTAYGFPFGALPAGGAEIPTFLSYLTEKRIAKRNGHDEFGHGAIEGVAGPEAANNASAAGTFVPLLALGLPVTATSAVMLAALQGYGIEPGPGLMTDQPELVWALLASLLVGNALLLVLNLPLAPVWAKLLRIPRPQLYAGILFFAALGAYAANLQAFDLFLLLLLGLLGLAMRRFGLPVLPLILGVILGPLMEFRLREAMSISGGEVSGLWSEPLAVVIYVLVALAVVAPLVLKAVRPVPADVVEAEGLDIPAVEEEKVR, via the coding sequence ATGCGACGTTCACGGCCACCGAAGTCGCTGCTGACGAGCACGAACACCCCGGGTGAGTCGGCCTCCGTGATGACGGCGCTGGAGGGCAACCTGATGGCCCGGGCGGGACGGGCGGCACAGGCGCTGGCCACCGCCGCCATCGGGTCCTTCATCGCCGGTACCATCGGCACCTTGCTGGTGGTCTTCTTCGCCCCGGCGCTCGCATCGGTGGCGGTCGAGATCGGCGCGCCGTCCTACTTCGCGCTGATGGTGCTCGCCATGGTCATGGTGACCAGCGTGCTGGGTCGCTCGTGGCTGCGCGGCTTCATCGCGCTCTTCGTCGGCCTCACCATCGGTCTGGTCGGCCTCGACCTCAACACCGGCCAGCCGCGGCTGAGCTTCGACCAGCCGCTGCTCGCGGACCGCATCGACGTCGTCGTGGTCGCGGTCGGCATCTTCGCCCTCGGCGAGGCGCTCTGGGTGGCCGCGCACCTGCGTCGCAGCCCACTGCACGTCATCCCCGTCGGCCGGCCCTGGATGGGCCGCGCCGACCTCCGTCGGTCGTGGGGTCCGTGGCTGCGCGGCACGGCGTACGGCTTCCCGTTCGGCGCGCTACCCGCAGGCGGCGCAGAGATCCCGACCTTCCTGTCCTACCTGACCGAGAAGCGGATCGCGAAGCGCAACGGCCACGACGAGTTCGGCCACGGCGCGATCGAGGGCGTCGCAGGTCCGGAGGCGGCGAACAACGCCTCGGCGGCCGGCACCTTCGTGCCCCTGCTGGCGCTCGGCCTGCCAGTCACCGCCACCTCCGCGGTGATGCTCGCTGCCCTGCAGGGCTACGGCATCGAGCCCGGCCCGGGCCTGATGACCGACCAGCCTGAGCTGGTGTGGGCGCTGCTGGCCAGCCTGCTCGTCGGCAACGCGCTGCTGCTGGTGCTCAACCTGCCGCTCGCCCCGGTGTGGGCCAAGCTCCTGCGCATCCCCCGGCCGCAGCTCTACGCCGGCATCCTGTTCTTCGCCGCGCTCGGTGCCTACGCTGCCAACCTGCAGGCCTTCGACCTGTTCCTGCTGCTGCTGCTCGGCCTGCTGGGCCTGGCGATGCGCCGCTTCGGGCTGCCAGTGCTGCCGCTGATCCTCGGCGTGATCCTGGGCCCGCTCATGGAGTTCCGGCTGCGCGAGGCGATGTCCATCTCCGGCGGAGAGGTCTCCGGGCTCTGGAGCGAGCCGCTCGCCGTGGTGATCTACGTGCTCGTGGCCCTCGCGGTCGTGGCACCGCTCGTGCTCAAGGCCGTGCGCCCTGTCCCCGCCGACGTGGTGGAGGCCGAGGGGCTCGACATCCCTGCCGTCGAAGAGGAGAAGGTGCGATGA
- the gltX gene encoding glutamate--tRNA ligase, giving the protein MTSPVRVRFCPSPTGSPHVGLVRTALFNWAFARHHGGSIVFRMEDTDKERSTQESYDAIVELWRWLGLDWDEGIEVGGPHGPYKQSERGDIYRDVLAQLRDSSYSYDCFCTNDEVTARRQASGSKMQGYDGFCRDLSAEQRAAFEADGRSPIVRFRMPDGSITWTDAVRGDITFETENVPDFALSRANGDPLYTLVNPIDDALMEITHVLRGEDLLSSTPRQLALFEALVALGVAKEVPTYGHLPYVMGQGNKKLSKRDPEAHALAYREQGFLPEGLLNYLALLGWAISGDRDVFSMAEMVEAFDIKDVNPNPARFDLKKAEAINTAQMRLLPLDDITHRVLPFLKEAGVVGDPVNDADAQLLELAMPLVGERINKLTEAAPMLGFLFVDEADFERDPDDVAKLLDETGRGVVRAAYDALSGLHEWSTAAIEEALRVALIEGMELKPRVAFGPVRVAVSGKRISPPLFESMELLGRERSLSRLQSAVA; this is encoded by the coding sequence ATGACGAGCCCCGTCCGCGTCCGCTTCTGTCCCTCGCCCACCGGGTCGCCGCACGTCGGCCTGGTGCGCACCGCCCTGTTCAACTGGGCCTTCGCGCGCCACCACGGCGGGTCGATCGTCTTCCGGATGGAGGACACCGACAAGGAGCGCAGCACCCAGGAGTCGTACGACGCCATCGTCGAGCTGTGGCGCTGGCTCGGCCTCGACTGGGACGAGGGCATCGAGGTCGGCGGGCCGCACGGCCCCTACAAGCAGAGCGAGCGCGGCGACATCTACCGCGACGTGCTGGCGCAGCTCCGCGACTCGTCCTACTCCTACGACTGCTTCTGCACGAACGACGAGGTCACCGCCCGCCGGCAGGCGTCGGGCTCGAAGATGCAGGGCTACGACGGGTTCTGCCGCGACCTGTCCGCCGAGCAGCGCGCCGCCTTCGAGGCCGACGGCCGTTCGCCGATCGTGCGCTTCCGGATGCCGGACGGCTCGATCACCTGGACCGACGCTGTCCGCGGCGACATCACCTTCGAGACCGAGAACGTCCCCGACTTCGCCCTGTCGCGCGCCAACGGTGACCCGCTCTACACGCTCGTGAACCCGATCGACGACGCGCTGATGGAGATCACCCACGTCCTGCGCGGCGAGGACCTGTTGTCCAGCACCCCGCGCCAGCTGGCGCTCTTCGAGGCGTTGGTCGCGCTCGGCGTCGCCAAGGAGGTGCCGACCTACGGCCACCTGCCCTACGTCATGGGCCAGGGCAACAAGAAGCTCTCCAAGCGCGACCCCGAGGCGCACGCACTGGCCTACCGCGAGCAGGGCTTCCTGCCCGAGGGCCTGCTCAACTACCTCGCGCTGCTCGGCTGGGCGATCTCGGGCGACCGCGACGTCTTCTCGATGGCGGAGATGGTGGAGGCGTTCGACATCAAGGACGTCAACCCCAACCCGGCGCGCTTCGACCTCAAGAAGGCCGAGGCGATCAACACCGCCCAGATGCGGCTGCTCCCGCTCGACGACATCACCCACCGGGTGCTGCCGTTCCTCAAGGAGGCCGGCGTCGTCGGTGACCCGGTCAACGACGCCGACGCGCAGCTGCTGGAGCTGGCGATGCCGCTCGTGGGTGAGCGCATCAACAAGCTCACCGAGGCCGCTCCGATGCTGGGCTTCCTCTTCGTCGACGAGGCCGACTTCGAGCGCGACCCCGACGACGTCGCCAAGCTGCTCGACGAGACCGGCCGCGGCGTCGTCCGGGCGGCGTACGACGCCCTCTCGGGGTTGCACGAGTGGTCGACCGCCGCCATCGAGGAGGCGCTGCGCGTGGCGCTGATCGAGGGCATGGAGCTCAAGCCGCGGGTGGCCTTCGGGCCGGTGCGGGTGGCGGTGTCCGGCAAGCGCATCAGCCCGCCGCTGTTCGAGTCGATGGAGCTGCTCGGTCGTGAGCGCAGCCTGTCGCGGCTGCAGTCCGCGGTGGCGTGA